Below is a genomic region from Sulfoacidibacillus ferrooxidans.
TTGTAGCCCAGCGCTTCGGCGTGGCGCGAGGTCCAGGGGTACTTCAGGTAGGTACCCAGGGTGGCGTAGGTCAACCGCGTGCCGCCGTCGAACTGGTGGTATTCCAGTTGGGTGAGGACCCGGAAGCCCTGGGCGTTGCCTTCGAAGTGGAGAAAGTCGGAACGCTCGGCGTCGCTCATTTCGTCCAGCCAGCCACGTCCGGCGGCTTGCTGGAACCAGTTGCGGATCGCGTCTTCGCCGGAGTGCCCGAACGGTG
It encodes:
- the dgt gene encoding dGTP triphosphohydrolase, producing the protein VHPVSSNDHIHTRLTHSLEVACVGRSLGMRVGEILREELPEWCDPSDLGVIVQSACLAHDIGNPPFGHSGEDAIRNWFQQAAGRGWLDEMSDAERSDFLHFEGNAQGFRVLTQLEYHQFDGGTRLTYATLGTYLKYPWTSRHAEALGY